In Nicotiana tabacum cultivar K326 chromosome 2, ASM71507v2, whole genome shotgun sequence, the following proteins share a genomic window:
- the LOC107810517 gene encoding protein disulfide isomerase-like 2-3 encodes MDRASIVPLLLIVVHLIATVNALYGPSSPVLQLNPNNFKSKVLNSNGIVLVEFFAPWCGHCKALTPHWEKAATILKGVATVAALDADAHKSLAQEYGIRGFPTIKVFAPGKPPVDYQGAREAKPIAEFALQQIKTLLKERVHGKATGGSSESSEPSASVELNSRNFDEKVLKSKDLWIVEFFAPWCGHCKKLAPEWKKAAKNLEGKVKLGHVDCDAEKSLMSRFNVQGFPTILVFGADKDSPVPYEGARTASAIESFGLEQLETNVAPPEVIELTSPDVMEEKCNSAAICFVSFLPDILDSKAEGRNKYLEMLLSVAEKFKRNPYSYVWVAAGKQPDLEKHVGVGGYGYPAMVALNVKKGVYAPLKSAFQRQPIIDFVKEAGLGGKGNLPLAATPSIVKTEAWDGKDGEIIEEDEFSLEELMGDDTPNKDEL; translated from the exons tggaTCGAGCTTCGATTGTTCCACTTTTATTGATAGTTGTACACCTTATTGCTACCGTCAATGCATTGTACGGACCTTCATCCCCAGTTCTTCAgttaaatcccaacaactttaaGTCTAAG GTGCTAAATTCAAATGGTATTGTTTTAGTTGAGTTCTTTGCGCCTTGGTGTGGTCATTGTAAAGCTCTGACACCCCATTGGGAAAAGGCAGCTACTATATTGAAAGGTGTTGCCACCGTAGCAGCTCTTGACGCTGATGCTCACAAATCCCTCGCACAG GAATATGGCATCAGAGGATTTCCTACCATCAAGGTGTTTGCACCTGGAAAACCTCCTGTTGATTACCAAGGGGCACGTGAAGCGAAACCAATTGCCGAATTCGCATTGCAGCAG ATCAAGACACTGCTGAAGGAGCGAGTACATGGAAAAGCAACAGGAGGATCTTCTGAGAGTTCTGAGCCTAGTGCATCAGTAGAGTTGAACTCACGAAATTTTGATGAGAAGGTGCTTAAGAGCAAAGATCTCTGGATAGTTGAGTTTTTTGCACCTTG GTGTGGGCACTGCAAAAAGCTTGCTCCTGAGTGGAAGAAAGCTGCTAAGAACCTTGAGGGTAAGGTGAAGCTGGGCCACGTAGACTGTGATGCAGAGAAG TCTTTGATGAGCAGGTTCAATGTCCAAGGTTTCCCCACAATTTTGGTATTTGGTGCTGACAAGGACAGCCCTGTCCCATACGAAGGTGCAAGAACAGCATCAGCCATTGAGTCCTTTGGATTAGAGCAGCTGGAAACAAATGTTGCACCTCCTGAAGTGATTGAGTTGACTAGCCCA GATGTCATGGAAGAGAAATGTAATTCTGCTGCAATCTGCTTTGTTTCGTTCCTGCCGGATATATTAGATTCCAAGGCTGAAGGAAGGAACAAATACCTAGAAATGTTGTTATCTGTTGCGGAGAAGTTCAAGAGAAATCCCTACAG TTACGTTTGGGTGGCTGCTGGTAAGCAACCAGACCTTGAAAAGCACGTCGGTGTAGGTGGTTATGGATATCCAGCTATGGTAGCTTTGAATGTTAAAAAAGGAGTATATGCACCTCTTAAGAGTGCGTTCCAGCGCCAGCCGATAAT AGATTTTGTGAAAGAAGCTGGACTTGGTGGAAAAGGTAATCTTCCATTAGCTGCTACTCCTTCAATTGTAAAAACTGAAGCATGGGATGGAAAAGATGGGGAAATCATTGAAGAAGATGAGTTTTCCCTTGAAGAACTTATGGGCGACGACACACCAAACAAGGATGAGTTATAA
- the LOC107810512 gene encoding GDSL esterase/lipase At2g04570 has protein sequence MAHIRISWLLIITQIFLLLLAKTNAKIPAIIVFGDSSVDSGNNNYIQTIAKSDFMPYGRDFAGGRPTGRFSNGRITTDFISEAAGLKPTVPAYLDPAYNISDFAVGVSFASAGTGYDNATADVLGVIPLWKELEYYKEYQKKLRTYLGDAKANEVISEALYASSLGTNDFLENYYTMPQRRSQYTVDQYQSFLIGIAKNFVTNLYNLGARKISLGGLPPMGCMPLERTSNMANGNECLESYNVVSMNFNDKLSDLVIELNKELSGIQVVLSNPYNIMLQMIKKPSLYGFEVASLACCATGLFEMGYACDRYNLFTCKDANKYIFWDAFHPTEKTDRIIADHVVKTALSKFLE, from the exons ATGGCACATATTAGAATATCATGGCTCCTAATTATAACTCAAATTTTCTTGTTATTACTAGCTAAAACAAATGCCAAAATTCCGGCAATTATTGTTTTCGGCGATTCATCGGTCGATTCGGGTAATAACAACTATATTCAGACAATTGCGAAGAGTGATTTTATGCCATATGGTAGAGATTTTGCCGGTGGTCGGCCGACAGGTCGGTTTTCTAATGGAAGAATTACAACTGATTTTATTTCGGAAGCTGCTGGTTTAAAACCAACAGTTCCAGCATATTTGGATCCAGCTTATAATATTTCTGATTTTGCTGTTGGAGTTAGTTTTGCCTCTGCTGGAACTGGATATGATAATGCCACTGCTGATGTTCTC GGGGTCATACCCTTATGGAAAGAATTGGAGTATTACAAAGAATATCAAAAGAAACTAAGGACTTATCTTGGCGATGCAAAGGCAAACGAAGTAATAAGTGAGGCGTTATATGCCTCAAGTCTTGGAACAAATGACTTCCTTGAAAACTACTACACAATGCCTCAAAGAAGATCTCAATACACTGTGGATCAATACCAAAGTTTCCTAATTGGAATAGCCAAGAATTTTGTAACCAATTTGTATAATCTTGGAGCAAGAAAGATATCACTAGGTGGACTTCCTCCAATGGGGTGTATGCCATTAGAAAGAACATCAAATATGGCAAATGGGAATGAATGTTTGGAGAGTTACAACGTTGTGTCTATGAATTTTAATGATAAGTTGAGTGATTTGGTAATTGAGCTAAACAAAGAGCTTTCTGGGATTCAAGTTGTTCTCTCTAATCCTTACAACATTATGCTACAAATGATTAAAAAGCCTTCCTTATATG GGTTTGAGGTGGCTTCACTCGCGTGCTGCGCAACAGGACTATTTGAGATGGGTTATGCGTGTGATCGATATAATCTTTTCACATGTAAAGATGcaaataaatacatattttgGGATGCATTTCATCCAACGGAAAAAACAGATCGTATCATCGCCGACCATGTGGTTAAAACAGCTCTGTCCAAGTTTTTAGAATAA